Within Streptomyces sp. SS1-1, the genomic segment CAGTCGGCCGCTTCGAAGCACGCCGCCACGCGGCGCGCGATGAAGTCGGCCACCGACAACGCGGGCGAGCTGATCAACACGCTCTCCCGTCTTGCCAACGCGGCCCGCCAGGCCGAAATCACCCAGGAAATCAGCGAGATCGTCGGTGGCGCCAGCGCCCTGGCCGACGCGACCGCGGGGAGTGACCGATAAATGACCACCACTGTTGAGACCGCGACGGCTACGGGCCGCGTCGCCCGGGTCATCGGCCCGGTCGTCGACGTGGAGTTCCCCGTCGACGCGATGCCGGAGATCTACAACGCCCTTCACGTCGAGGTGGCCGACCCGGCCAACGCCGGCGAGAAGAAGACGCTGACCCTGGAGGTCGCCCAGCACCTGGGTGACGGCCTGGTCCGCACCATCTCCATGCAGCCCACCGACGGCCTCGTCCGCCAGGCCGCCGTCACCGACACGGGCACGGGCATCACCGTCCCCGTCGGCGACTTCACCAAGGGCAAGGTGTTCAACACCCTCGGTGAGGTGCTGAACGTCGACGAGCAGTACACCGGCGAGCGCTGGTCCATCCACCGCAAGGCGCCGAACTTCGACGAGCTCGAGTCGAAGACCGAGATGTTCGAGACCGGCGTCAAGGTCATCGACCTTCTCACCCCGTACGTCAAGGGTGGAAAGATCGGTCTGTTCGGTGGTGCCGGCGTCGGCAAGACGGTGCTCATCCAGGAGATGATCTACCGCGTCGCCAACAACCACGACGGTGTGTCGGTGTTCGCCGGTGTCGGTGAGCGCACCCGTGAGGGCAACGACCTCATCGACGAGATGAGCGAGTCGGGCGTCATCGACAAGACCGCGCTGGTCTTCGGCCAGATGGACGAGCCCCCGGGCACCCGTCTGCGCGTGGCCCTGGCCGGTCTGACCATGGCGGAGTACTTCCGCGATGTGCAGAAGCAGGACGTGCTGTTCTTCATCGACAACATCTTCCGCTTCACGCAGGCCGGTTCCGAGGTGTCGACCCTGCTCGGCCGTATGCCCTCCGCGGTGGGCTACCAGCCGAACCTGGCCGACGAGATGGGTCTCCTCCAGGAGCGCATCACCTCGACCCGTGGTCACTCGATCACCTCGATGCAGGCGATCTACGTCCCCGCGGACGACCTGACCGACCCGGCCCCGGCCACCACGTTCGCCCACCTCGACGCGACGACGGTTCTGTCCCGTCCGATCTCCGAGAAGGGCATCTACCCGGCCGTGGACCCGCTGGACTCCACGTCCCGCATCCTGGACCCGCGCTACATCGCGCAGGACCACTACAACACCGCGATGCGCGTCAAGGGGATCCTGCAGAAGTACAAGGACCTCCAGGACATCATCGCGATCCTCGGTATCGACGAGCTCAGCGAGGAGGACAAGCTGGTCGTCCAGCGTGCCCGCCGCGTCGAGCGCTTCCTGTCCCAGAACACGCACGTCGCCAAGCAGTTCACCGGTGTGGACGGCTCGGACGTGCCGCTGGACGAGTCGATCACCGCGTTCAACGCCATCTGCGACGGTGAGTTCGACCACTTCCCGGAGCAGGCGTTCTTCATGTGCGGTGGTCTCGAGGACCTGAAGAAGAACGCGAAGGAGCTGGGCGTCTCCTGACGCATCGGTCTTCGTGAGCCATTGAGCTCGTGATGAGGGGGCGGGGCACGTCCCGCCCCCTCATTCATGCCTATTAGACTTGTAACCAACACCCGGCAGAACCGCCGGGTGGTGACCCGAGGAGCCATCTTGGCTGCTGAGCTGCACGTCGCGCTGGTCGCCGCCGACCGTGAGGTCTGGTCGGGCCAGGCCACCCTGGTCGTCGCGCGCACCACGTCCGGCGACATCGGCGTCATGCCCGGTCACCAGCCGCTGCTCGGTGTGCTGGAGTCGGGCCCGGTGACCATCCGTACGAGTGATGGTGGGACCGTCATCGCCGCGGTGCACGGCGGTTTCATCTCGTTCGCGGACGACAAGCTGTCGCTGCTGGCGGAGATCGCCGAACTGTCCGAGGAGATCGACGTCCAGCGCGCGGAGCGGGCGCTCGAGCGCGCGAAGTCGGCGGACGACGCGTCCGCCAGCCGGCGCGCGGAGGTCCGCCTGCGGGCGGCGACGGCGCGCTGACCCCCCGGGTCGCCTCCCGGGCCCTTTAGGCTCAGGGGGAGCGCTCGCGATTGACGTCACTCAGCCGCGGCTGGGACCGGAGCGATCCGGTGCCGGTCGCGGCTGAGGCAGATACGGATGTTTTTTCCGTTCCGTTACCTAGGAGACGAGGAGGTCGGTGTCGATGGTCCTCGCTCTGACTGTGTGCGGAGCCGTCGTCGCCCTTGTGGTGCTGGGGTTGTTCGTCTTCGGCCTGCGCCGCAGACTCATCCAGCGCTCGGGCGGCACCTTCGACTGTTCGCTGCGCTGGGACGTGCCGGAGAAACCGGACACCAACGGCAAGGGCTGGAGTTACGGCGTCGCCCGCTACAACGGCGACCGCATCGCGTGGTACCGCGTCTTCTCCTACGCCTACCGTCCGCGCCGCGTCCTGGAGCGCTCCGCCATCGAGGTGGCCGGCCGCCGCGTCCCCGACGGCGAGGAGGAACTGGCGCTCCTGTCCGACGCCGTCATCCTCACCTGTCTGCACCGGGGCACCCGCCTCGAACTGGCCATGACCGAGGACGCCCTGACCGGCTTCCTGGCCTGGCTGGAGGCGGCCCCGCCCGGCCAGCGCGTCAACGTCGCCTGAGGCCACCGGGACCCCCGGACCACGCGCCGCTCCTCACACCGTCGGACACACCGGCCGCTGCTGGGGTATCGGCGCGTTCTGCTGCCCGACGACGAGCGCGGGACGAAAAAAGAGCCACGGACAGGCTCGTGGCCTGTCCGTGGCGGGGTGGTGCTGTCGTACGGGTTACCGCTGTCGTACGGGTTACTGCAGACCGCTGTTGATGGCGCTCACCAGCTCGCCGTTGCCGGTGTCGCCGCTGAACTCCCAGAAGAAGGCGCCGCCGAGGCCCTGGTTCTTGGCCCAGCTCATCTTCCCGGCGATGGTCGACGGGGTGTCGTACGACCACCAGTTGTTGCCGCAGTAGGCGTAGGCGGTGCCGGCGATGGTGCCGGTGGCCGGGCAGGAGTTCTTCAGGGCCTTGTAGTCCTCGATGCCCGCCTCGTAGGTGCCGGGGGCCGCGCCGGTCGCCGAGCCGCCGGGGGCGGCCTGGGTGACGCCGGTCCAGCCGCGTCCGTAGAAGCCGATGCCGAGCAGCAGCTTCTTGGACGGCACGCCCTTCGACTTCAACTTGGCGATCGCGTCGGCCGAGTTGAAGCCCGCCTGCGGGATGCCGGAGTACGACGTCAGCGGCGAGTGCGGGGCCGTCGGGCCCTGCGCGTTGAAGGCGCCGAAGTAGTCGTACGTCATCACGTTGTACCAGTCGAGGTACTGCGAGGCGCCGCCGTAGTCGGCCGCGTCGATCTTGCCGCCGTTGGAGCCGTCGGCGGTGATGGCCGCGGTGACCAGGTAGTTGGAGCCGAACTCGGCGCGCAGCGCCTGCACCAGCGTCTTGATGGCCGCGGGGCCGGACGAGTCACAGGTGAGACCGCAGGCGTTCGGGTACTCCCAGTCGATGTCGATGCCGTCGAAGACGTCGGCCCAGCGCGGGTCCTCCACGACGGCCTTGCAGGACTTGGCGAACGCGGCCGCGTTCTGCGCCGCCTGGCCGAAGCCGCCCGAGTAGGTCCAGCCGCCGAACGAGTACAGCACCTTGATGTGCGGGTACTTCGCCTTCAGCTGGCGCAGCTGGTTGAAGTTGCCGCGCAGCGGCTGGTCCCAGGTGTCGGCCTGGCCGCTGACGGACTGGTCGGCGGTGTACGCCTTGTCGTAGGCGGCGTAGGTGTCGTCGACGGTGCACTGACCGTTCTTGACGTTGCCGAACGCGTAGTTGATGTGGGTGATCTTCGAGGCCGTGCCCGACGTCACCAGGTTCTTGACGTGGTAGTTGCGGCCGTAGACGCCCCACTCGGTGAAGTAGCCGAGCTTGACCTTGTCGCCGGGGGGCGGGTCGGTGGTGCCGCCGCCGGTGGTGCGCACCGCGCGGGCGCCGCTGGCCGGCCCGACCTGGTCGGCGGTGTCCCGGGCCTTGACGGTGTACGAGTAGTCGGTGCCGGCGCTCAGGCCGGTGTCCGTGTACGAGGTGGCCGTCACGGTGGCGACCTTGGTGCCGTCGCGCAGGACGTCGTAGTTCTTGACGCCCTTGTCGTCGGTGGCCGCGCTCCAGGACAGCTTCACCGAGGTGTTGGTGATGTCCGACGCGGTCGGGGTGCCGGGGGCGCTGGGCGGGTTGTCACCGGGGTTGGTGGTGCCGCCGTCGCAGCCGCCGCCGTTGAGCTTGCAGTTGGAGGGGGAGCCGGAGCCGGTGCCGTTGAAGCCGAAGCTGACGGAGGCGCCGGGGGCGAGGCTGCCGTTCCAGGACTTGTTCTTGGCGGTCCAGTGGGTGCCGGAGGAGGTGACGTCGGCGTCCCACGCGGAGGTGACCGAGGTGCCGGAGGGGAAGTCCCACTCGACGGTCCATGAGGAGAGCGTGGTGGTGCCGGTGTTCTTCACCGTCCACTTGCCCTCGAAGCCGGTGCCCCAGTCCTGGGGCTTGGAGTAGGTGGCGGTGGCGGAGGTCGCCGCCTCGGCCGGGCTCGCGAGGCCGACCAGACCGGCCAGTGGGAGCAACAGCGTCGCGAATCCTGCCGCGGCTCTGTGTCTGAAGCGCATGTCGCGCCTCCTTGGGGGAGTCCTGGGGCGTGACTGAGCCTCACGCCCACTCATGGTGCGGTGAGAATAGAAAGGTCTGGACCACAGGTCAATAGGTCTGGACCACTTGACGTTTCACGCGCGATGGGCTTCCCCCGCCCGTGATCTAGATACCCAACTCCTGCGCCAGTACGGCCGCTTGGACCCGGCTGCGCAGTTCCAGCTTTCCCAGCAGACGGCTGACGTGCGTCTTCGCCGTCGCCTCGGCCATATCCAGCCGGGCCGCGATCTCCGCGTTGGACAGTCCCTGGCCGAGACAGGACAGCACTTCGCGTTCGCGCCGGGTGAGCGCGTCCAGCACGGACGGATCGGGCGCCTTCTCCCGCGCCGGCTTCGCCCCGAACGCGGCGATCAGACGCCGGGTGACGGCCGGTGCGATCAGACCCTCGCCCCGCGCCACCGTGCGGACCGCCTCGATCAGGTCCTTCGCCTCGGTGTTCTTCAGCAGGAAACCGGACGCCCCCGCGCGCAGCGCCCCGAAGACGTACTCGTCCAGGTCGAAGGTGGTCAGCACGAGCACGTCCGCGAGCCGCTCGGCCACCACCTGCCGGGTGGCGGACACCCCGTCGAGGCGCGGCATCTGAAGGTCCATCAGCACCAGGTCGGGGCGCAGCTCCCGGGCGAGCGCCACCGCCTGCTCGCCGTCCGCCGCCTCGCCGACGACCTCGACGTCGGGCGCGCTGCGCAGGATGAGGACGAGGCCGGCGCGGACCGCGGACTGGTCCTCGGCGACCAGGACACGGATCATGCGGAGTCTCCTTCGGTCAGCGGAAGCAGGGCGCGTACGGCCCAGATCCTGCCGTCCGCGGAGTCCGGGTCACGGGTGGGGCCCGCCTCGAACGTGCCGCCGAGCAGCGCGACCCGCTCCCGCATCCCGACCAGACCGGCGCCCGAGCCGGGCGCGCGCGGCCCCTCCCGGTCCCCGTACGGGCTGGTCACGGTGACGGCCAGACACAGGTCCCGGCGGACGACGGAGACCAGGACCCGGCCCGGCGCCGCGTGCTTGAGGGCGTTGGTGAGCGACTCCTGGACGATCCGGTAGGCGGCCAGCTCGACCGGGGCCGGGACCGCGCCCGGGTCGGCGTCGAGACGGACGTCCAGGCCGTTGGCGCGGGCGCTGTCCGCCAGCGCGTCGAGGCTGTCCAGCGTCGGCGCGGGCGCCGGTGCCGTGTCGTGGGCCGCGTCGCGCAGGATGCCGATGAGCCGGCGCATCTCGGCGAGCCCCGCCACGCTGTTCTCCCGGATCACGGACAGGGCGTCCCGGGAGGTCGCCGGGTCATCGAGGGAGAGCGCGGCGGTGGAGTGGATGGCGATGGCGGAGAGGTGGTTGGCCACCAGGTCGTGCAGCTCACGGGCCATGCGGGCGCGCTCCGA encodes:
- the atpD gene encoding F0F1 ATP synthase subunit beta — translated: MTTTVETATATGRVARVIGPVVDVEFPVDAMPEIYNALHVEVADPANAGEKKTLTLEVAQHLGDGLVRTISMQPTDGLVRQAAVTDTGTGITVPVGDFTKGKVFNTLGEVLNVDEQYTGERWSIHRKAPNFDELESKTEMFETGVKVIDLLTPYVKGGKIGLFGGAGVGKTVLIQEMIYRVANNHDGVSVFAGVGERTREGNDLIDEMSESGVIDKTALVFGQMDEPPGTRLRVALAGLTMAEYFRDVQKQDVLFFIDNIFRFTQAGSEVSTLLGRMPSAVGYQPNLADEMGLLQERITSTRGHSITSMQAIYVPADDLTDPAPATTFAHLDATTVLSRPISEKGIYPAVDPLDSTSRILDPRYIAQDHYNTAMRVKGILQKYKDLQDIIAILGIDELSEEDKLVVQRARRVERFLSQNTHVAKQFTGVDGSDVPLDESITAFNAICDGEFDHFPEQAFFMCGGLEDLKKNAKELGVS
- a CDS encoding F0F1 ATP synthase subunit epsilon, whose translation is MAAELHVALVAADREVWSGQATLVVARTTSGDIGVMPGHQPLLGVLESGPVTIRTSDGGTVIAAVHGGFISFADDKLSLLAEIAELSEEIDVQRAERALERAKSADDASASRRAEVRLRAATAR
- a CDS encoding DUF2550 domain-containing protein; translated protein: MVLALTVCGAVVALVVLGLFVFGLRRRLIQRSGGTFDCSLRWDVPEKPDTNGKGWSYGVARYNGDRIAWYRVFSYAYRPRRVLERSAIEVAGRRVPDGEEELALLSDAVILTCLHRGTRLELAMTEDALTGFLAWLEAAPPGQRVNVA
- a CDS encoding glycoside hydrolase family 18 chitinase, with amino-acid sequence MRFRHRAAAGFATLLLPLAGLVGLASPAEAATSATATYSKPQDWGTGFEGKWTVKNTGTTTLSSWTVEWDFPSGTSVTSAWDADVTSSGTHWTAKNKSWNGSLAPGASVSFGFNGTGSGSPSNCKLNGGGCDGGTTNPGDNPPSAPGTPTASDITNTSVKLSWSAATDDKGVKNYDVLRDGTKVATVTATSYTDTGLSAGTDYSYTVKARDTADQVGPASGARAVRTTGGGTTDPPPGDKVKLGYFTEWGVYGRNYHVKNLVTSGTASKITHINYAFGNVKNGQCTVDDTYAAYDKAYTADQSVSGQADTWDQPLRGNFNQLRQLKAKYPHIKVLYSFGGWTYSGGFGQAAQNAAAFAKSCKAVVEDPRWADVFDGIDIDWEYPNACGLTCDSSGPAAIKTLVQALRAEFGSNYLVTAAITADGSNGGKIDAADYGGASQYLDWYNVMTYDYFGAFNAQGPTAPHSPLTSYSGIPQAGFNSADAIAKLKSKGVPSKKLLLGIGFYGRGWTGVTQAAPGGSATGAAPGTYEAGIEDYKALKNSCPATGTIAGTAYAYCGNNWWSYDTPSTIAGKMSWAKNQGLGGAFFWEFSGDTGNGELVSAINSGLQ
- a CDS encoding response regulator — protein: MIRVLVAEDQSAVRAGLVLILRSAPDVEVVGEAADGEQAVALARELRPDLVLMDLQMPRLDGVSATRQVVAERLADVLVLTTFDLDEYVFGALRAGASGFLLKNTEAKDLIEAVRTVARGEGLIAPAVTRRLIAAFGAKPAREKAPDPSVLDALTRREREVLSCLGQGLSNAEIAARLDMAEATAKTHVSRLLGKLELRSRVQAAVLAQELGI
- a CDS encoding sensor histidine kinase, with the translated sequence MAVRPLRPPRFDVAAALAGLLGGLLLWAFGLGVRSGDDPMVLFDGRWALLVPLAVTACCELLRRTAPRTALAVGTLALAADTVTQGSIATIVMYTDLMYAAVVYGTPATARRLPWITGVLTLAGMLVPYAVLRVPEALLIGLVVGAVTFAPASTGLIVRNHRDAADAARLRAEQTALLAEMDRVQAVSSERARMARELHDLVANHLSAIAIHSTAALSLDDPATSRDALSVIRENSVAGLAEMRRLIGILRDAAHDTAPAPAPTLDSLDALADSARANGLDVRLDADPGAVPAPVELAAYRIVQESLTNALKHAAPGRVLVSVVRRDLCLAVTVTSPYGDREGPRAPGSGAGLVGMRERVALLGGTFEAGPTRDPDSADGRIWAVRALLPLTEGDSA